A window of the Miscanthus floridulus cultivar M001 chromosome 14, ASM1932011v1, whole genome shotgun sequence genome harbors these coding sequences:
- the LOC136504637 gene encoding G-type lectin S-receptor-like serine/threonine-protein kinase At1g67520: MAGRCDGVTEGVRPTGGQLHGGSPCRGDFGKVYELEDLRNITDNFSEERLLGEGGFGKVYKGLLPNGDMIAVKKLTSTMPGIKDRQFDNEVWHLMRLSHPNIVRLVGYCSHTEEILVLHQGKYVYAEKSERLLCLEYQPKGSLHDHLSDESSGLDWDSRYKIIEGICNGLHYLHEKRTPIIHMDLKPKNILLDDNMVPKIADFGLSRLFGEEQTRACTTSRDGTLGYMAPEYLNRGIITKKLDIFSLGVIIIEIMTGHKDYPYETDTSSSQEFIELVLKNWRNRLEKTRRYTAAFSIFPSFYGEIDYQRIRRCIQIGLACVKLNRVKRPTTLEILNMLHNSEGAERSNGKEDYTNERLEEVNGLYNKAEVRLNGTQNCGFSKGKKRERDERVIDPAKLHRDSLHNIDDSEPGSFKLDDMESKIAKITEKGGLANAEAVEELLRLMELDQTEQRIDLSGRVILADVIAATKKPDILHVFVESGGLLVLASWLQEAHKGKSGDGSSPKEADIGRVELLLAVLRALARLPINLSALQRCPIGRNVNHLRSHKNAEIQKKSKLLVEDWKKRIDAEMKSADVRMLVSRV, from the exons ATGGCGGGCCGATGCGACGGTGTGACCGAGGGGGTGAGACCCACCGGCGGGCAACTTCACGGCGGATCCCCTTGTCGCG GTGATTTTGGTAAGGTGTATGAGCTAGAAGATTTGCGAAATATTACAGACAATTTCTCTGAAGAGAGACTACTTGGTGAAGGTGGTTTTGGTAAGGTCTATAAG GGACTGCTACCGAATGGGGATATGATTGCTGTGAAGAAGCTTACATCGACAATGCCAGGAATCAAGGACAGGCAATTTGACAATGAAGTCTGGCATCTTATGAGGCTGAGCCACCCAAATATAGTGCGACTTGTAGGCTACTGTTCTCACACAGAGGAAATACTAGTACTGCATCAGGGGAAATACGTTTATGCTGAGAAGTCGGAAAGGTTGCTTTGCTTGGAATACCAGCCTAAGGGAAGCCTTCATGACCATCTTTCAG ACGAATCTTCTGGACTTGATTGGGACTCACGCTACAAAATTATTGAGGGTATTTGCAATGGTTTGCATTATCTTCATGAGAAGCGCACCCCTATTATTCACATGGACCTAAAACCTAAGAACATATTGCTTGATGACAATATGGTGCCAAAAATTGCAGACTTCGGTTTGTCGAGGCTTTTCGGTGAAGAGCAAACTCGAGCTTGCACTACAAGTCGTGATGGAACATT GGGTTACATGGCGCCAGAGTACTTAAACAGAGGTATAATCACAAAAAAGTTAGACATATTCAGTTTGGGTGTAATAATCATAGAGATAATGACGGGGCACAAGGACTACCCATATGAGACTGACACATCATCATCCCAGGAATTTATTGAGCTG GTGCTTAAGAATTGGAGAAATAGGCTGGAAAAAACACGGAGATATACAGCTGCCTTTTCTATTTTTCCATCTTTTTACGGAGAAATTGATTACCAACGAATAAGAAGATGCATTCAGATTGGTCTAGCCTGTGTGAAACTTAATCGGGTGAAAAGGCCAACGACACTTGAAATTTTGAACATGCTTCACAACTCAGAAGGTGCAGAACGCAGCAATGGAAAAGAG GATTATACTAATGAACGTCTGGAAGAAGTGAATGGGCTATACAACAAGGCTGAAGTCAGATTGAATGGTACGCAAAACTGTGGTTTCTCTAaaggaaagaagagagagagagatgagcgaGTAATTGATCCAGCTAAGTTGCATCGAGATAGTCTGCATAACATCGATGACAGTGAGCCTGGAAGCTTTAAGTTGGACGATATGGAGTCTAAAATAGCAAAGATAACGGAGAAAGGTGGACTTGCAAATGCAGAAGCAGTCGAGGAGCTATTACGTCTTATGGAACTTGATCAAACTGAGCAAAGAATAGACCTTTCTGGTCGGGTTATACTTGCTGATGTTATTGCAGCCACCAAAAAACCTGATATCCTTCACGTATTTGTGGAATCAGGGGGCCTTCTGGTGTTGGCTAGTTGGCTTCAAGAGGCTCACAAAGGGAAGTCTGGCGATGGTAGCAGTCCAAAAGAAGCAGATATTGGGAGAGTGGAACTTCTTTTGGCCGTGCTTCGTGCACTCGCTAGGTTGCCTATCAATCTCAGTGCATTGCAGAGGTGTCCCATTGGGCGAAATGTCAATCATCTGCGCTCACATAAAAATGCGGAGATTCAGAAGAAGTCCAAATTACTTGTTGAGGATTGGAAGAAACGTATCGATGCTGAAATGAAGTCAGCTGATGTGAGGATGCTCGTGAGCAGAGTCTGA
- the LOC136504786 gene encoding calcium-dependent protein kinase 27-like isoform X1, with protein sequence MGNVCVGSRFCKNGGFFGNFSLWPSRSRNSGGTPSNPTTTSRSVPVVQVQPSESDAKPQPAQTTEAPAPIVISEPAPLPQPQPQPTPSEPDPSPPAPASQQQPAQPPPQQQAPPRQQSRKKAAHIKRISSAGLQVESVLRRKTDNLKDKYSLGRKLGQGQFGTTYLCVDKATGLEYACKSIAKRKLVTDEDVEDVRREIQIMHHLAGHPNIIAIRGAFEDAVAVHVVMELCAGGELFDRIVRRGHYTERQAGELARVIVAVVESCHSLGVMHRDLKPENFLFVGNDEESPLKTIDFGLSMFFRPGEEFTDVVGSPYYVAPEVLKKRYGQEADVWSAGVIIYILLCGVPPFWAETEQGIFEQVLHGSLDFESDPWPSVSENAKDLLRKVLVRDPKKRLTAHQVLCHPWLQTIASAPDKPLDSAVLSRLKQFSAMNKLKKMALRVIAENLSEEEIAGLKEMFKMMDTDNSGQINFEELKAGLQRVGANMKEPEIYQLMQAADIDNSGTIDYGEFIAATLHLNKVEREDHLFAAFQYFDKDGSGYITADELQQACDEFGIEDVRLEDMIGEVDQDNDGRIDYNEFVAMMQKSTTGFGKKGHQYNLSIGFRDALKANS encoded by the exons ATGGGCAACGTCTGCGTCGGGTCCCGATTCTGCAAGAACGGCGGCTTCTTCGGCAACTTCTCCCTGTGGCCCTCCCGCTCCCGCAACTCCGGCGGCACCCCCTCCAACCCCACCACCACCTCCCGCTCCGTCCCCGTCGTCCAGGTCCAGCCCAGCGAATCCGACGCCAAGCCGCAGCCCGCGCAGACCACAGAGGCTCCGGCTCCCATTGTCATCTCCGAGCCGGCACCGCTTccccagccgcagccgcagccgacGCCAAGCGAACCCGACCCGTCACCACCGGCGCCGGCGTCGCAACAACAGCCTGCGcaaccgccgccgcagcagcaggcgccgccgCGGCAGCAGTCCCGGAAGAAAGCGGCGCACATCAAGCGCATCTCCAGCGCGGGGCTGCAGGTGGAGTCGGTGCTCCGGCGCAAGACCGACAACCTCAAGGACAAGTACAGCCTGGGGCGGAAGCTCGGGCAGGGGCAGTTCGGCACCACGTACCTGTGCGTGGACAAGGCGACGGGGCTGGAGTACGCGTGCAAGTCCATCGCCAAGCGGAAGCTGGTCACCGACGAGGACGTGGAGGACGTCCGTCGCGAGATCCAGATCATGCACCACCTGGCGGGGCACCCCAACATCATCGCCATCCGCGGCGCGTTCGAGGACGCCGTCGCCGTGCACGTGGTCATGGAGCTCTGCGCGGGCGGGGAGCTGTTCGACCGCATCGTGCGGAGGGGCCACTACACGGAGCGGCAGGCCGGGGAGCTGGCCCGCGTCATCGTCGCCGTCGTGGAGTCGTGCCACTCGCTCGGGGTCATGCACCGGGACCTCAAGCCGGAGAACTTCCTCTTCGTCGGCAACGACGAGGAATCGCCGCTCAAGACCATCGACTTCGGCCTCTCCATGTTCTTCCGGCCAG gcgAGGAGTTCACGGACGTTGTCGGGAGCCCGTACTACGTGGCGCCGGAGGTGCTGAAGAAGCGCTACGGGCAGGAGGCCGACGTGTGGAGCGCCGGCGtgatcatctacatcctgctctGCGGGGTGCCGCCGTTCTGGGCGGAGACGGAGCAGGGCATCTTCGAGCAGGTGCTGCATGGCTCGCTGGACTTCGAGTCCGACCCCTGGCCGAGCGTGTCGGAGAACGCCAAGGACCTGCTTCGGAAGGTGCTCGTCAGGGACCCCAAGAAGCGCCTCACCGCGCACCAAGTCCTCT GCCACCCGTGGCTGCAGACGATCGCCTCTGCGCCTGACAAGCCGCTGGACTCTGCGGTGCTGTCCCGGCTGAAGCAGTTCTCCGCGATGAacaagctgaagaagatggcgcTGAGG GTGATCGCGGAGAACCTGTCGGAGGAGGAGATCGCGGGGCTCAAGGAGATGTTCAAGATGATGGACACCGACAACAGCGGGCAGATCAATTTCGAGGAGCTCAAGGCCGGACTTCAGAGGGTCGGCGCTAACATGAAGGAGCCCGAGATATATCAGCTCATGCAGGCT GCTGATATCGACAACAGTGGCACCATAGACTATGGAGAGTTCATAGCTGCAACACTGCATCTCAACAAAGTCGAAAGGGAAGACCATCTATTTGCTGCCTTCCAATACTTTGACAAAGATGGCAGTGGATACATCACAGCTGATGAGCTGCAGCAAGCGTGTGACGAGTTTGGCATAGAAGATGTCCGACTCGAAGACATGATTGGCGAAGTGGATCAAGACAAT GATGGgcgcatagattacaatgagttTGTCGCAATGATGCAAAAGTCAACAACCGGATTTGGCAAGAAAGGTCATCAGTACAACCTTAGCATTGGTTTTAGGGATGCCTTGAAGGCAAATAGCTGA
- the LOC136504786 gene encoding calcium-dependent protein kinase 27-like isoform X2 yields MGNVCVGSRFCKNGGFFGNFSLWPSRSRNSGGTPSNPTTTSRSVPVVQVQPSESDAKPQPAQTTEAPAPIVISEPAPLPQPQPQPTPSEPDPSPPAPASQQQPAQPPPQQQAPPRQQSRKKAAHIKRISSAGLQVESVLRRKTDNLKDKYSLGRKLGQGQFGTTYLCVDKATGLEYACKSIAKRKLVTDEDVEDVRREIQIMHHLAGHPNIIAIRGAFEDAVAVHVVMELCAGGELFDRIVRRGHYTERQAGELARVIVAVVESCHSLGVMHRDLKPENFLFVGNDEESPLKTIDFGLSMFFRPGEEFTDVVGSPYYVAPEVLKKRYGQEADVWSAGVIIYILLCGVPPFWAETEQGIFEQVLHGSLDFESDPWPSVSENAKDLLRKVLVRDPKKRLTAHQVLCHPWLQTIASAPDKPLDSAVLSRLKQFSAMNKLKKMALRVIAENLSEEEIAGLKEMFKMMDTDNSGQINFEELKAGLQRVGANMKEPEIYQLMQAKQFLFLCLIGMLAG; encoded by the exons ATGGGCAACGTCTGCGTCGGGTCCCGATTCTGCAAGAACGGCGGCTTCTTCGGCAACTTCTCCCTGTGGCCCTCCCGCTCCCGCAACTCCGGCGGCACCCCCTCCAACCCCACCACCACCTCCCGCTCCGTCCCCGTCGTCCAGGTCCAGCCCAGCGAATCCGACGCCAAGCCGCAGCCCGCGCAGACCACAGAGGCTCCGGCTCCCATTGTCATCTCCGAGCCGGCACCGCTTccccagccgcagccgcagccgacGCCAAGCGAACCCGACCCGTCACCACCGGCGCCGGCGTCGCAACAACAGCCTGCGcaaccgccgccgcagcagcaggcgccgccgCGGCAGCAGTCCCGGAAGAAAGCGGCGCACATCAAGCGCATCTCCAGCGCGGGGCTGCAGGTGGAGTCGGTGCTCCGGCGCAAGACCGACAACCTCAAGGACAAGTACAGCCTGGGGCGGAAGCTCGGGCAGGGGCAGTTCGGCACCACGTACCTGTGCGTGGACAAGGCGACGGGGCTGGAGTACGCGTGCAAGTCCATCGCCAAGCGGAAGCTGGTCACCGACGAGGACGTGGAGGACGTCCGTCGCGAGATCCAGATCATGCACCACCTGGCGGGGCACCCCAACATCATCGCCATCCGCGGCGCGTTCGAGGACGCCGTCGCCGTGCACGTGGTCATGGAGCTCTGCGCGGGCGGGGAGCTGTTCGACCGCATCGTGCGGAGGGGCCACTACACGGAGCGGCAGGCCGGGGAGCTGGCCCGCGTCATCGTCGCCGTCGTGGAGTCGTGCCACTCGCTCGGGGTCATGCACCGGGACCTCAAGCCGGAGAACTTCCTCTTCGTCGGCAACGACGAGGAATCGCCGCTCAAGACCATCGACTTCGGCCTCTCCATGTTCTTCCGGCCAG gcgAGGAGTTCACGGACGTTGTCGGGAGCCCGTACTACGTGGCGCCGGAGGTGCTGAAGAAGCGCTACGGGCAGGAGGCCGACGTGTGGAGCGCCGGCGtgatcatctacatcctgctctGCGGGGTGCCGCCGTTCTGGGCGGAGACGGAGCAGGGCATCTTCGAGCAGGTGCTGCATGGCTCGCTGGACTTCGAGTCCGACCCCTGGCCGAGCGTGTCGGAGAACGCCAAGGACCTGCTTCGGAAGGTGCTCGTCAGGGACCCCAAGAAGCGCCTCACCGCGCACCAAGTCCTCT GCCACCCGTGGCTGCAGACGATCGCCTCTGCGCCTGACAAGCCGCTGGACTCTGCGGTGCTGTCCCGGCTGAAGCAGTTCTCCGCGATGAacaagctgaagaagatggcgcTGAGG GTGATCGCGGAGAACCTGTCGGAGGAGGAGATCGCGGGGCTCAAGGAGATGTTCAAGATGATGGACACCGACAACAGCGGGCAGATCAATTTCGAGGAGCTCAAGGCCGGACTTCAGAGGGTCGGCGCTAACATGAAGGAGCCCGAGATATATCAGCTCATGCAGGCT AAACAATTCCTGTTCCTATGCCTTATTGGCATGCTTGCAGGCTGA